One segment of Halomarina pelagica DNA contains the following:
- the brxL gene encoding protease Lon-related BREX system protein BrxL produces MARRDLDQKALEHFSGRVVRKDIVQDIKSGANVPTYVLEYLVGQYCATDSDAAIEEGVETVKNILKKHYVRPDEAEFVKSEVRERGRYRVIDKVSVRLDEKQDAYVGSFVNLNLNDVEINEHLVSKHPKLLGGGVWAIIDLEYIPENAGSSKSLFGIETFKPIQVSQLNLEEIKEGRRQFTRDEWRDLLLHSVGYDPSSFNEREKMLFLLRCLPLCENNYNYVELGPRGTGKSYLYREISPHSILISGGKTTVAKLFLNLNTGQIGLVGRWDVVAFDEVGGLRFTDAEAVQMLKDYMESGSFSRGTEELTAQASMVYIGNIDLDIEGVLKSSHLFKPFPDEMQDLALIDRFHYYLPGWEVPKMRSEFFDDQFGFIVDYFSEFMRELRKDSYSDAINQHFALGDHLNQRDEKAVRKTVSGFLKMLHPHGEYTKEELREYLEFAIEGRRRVKEQLKRIGGMEYRAVNFSYIDLETREEVFVTVPEEAEETLIPQGTQQPGTIYTIGESESRNAVFRIETQTLPGKGKKSISGTPGSEMKEEFQTAYDYLQANMRQLSKDESLDDHDVKIQVINPSDATQGAETSVGFLVGTISSILERPVRPGLVVLGSMSLMGGLVNVGSLVDKLQLAVDSGASTVLLPAKNKGDFAKIPDEILDELELVFYTDPIEAASKAMQLE; encoded by the coding sequence ATGGCTCGGCGTGATCTCGATCAGAAGGCGCTTGAACACTTCTCGGGGCGAGTGGTCCGGAAGGACATCGTTCAGGATATAAAATCCGGAGCGAACGTCCCGACGTACGTCCTTGAGTATCTAGTCGGACAGTACTGTGCGACCGACAGTGACGCAGCAATTGAGGAAGGCGTCGAGACTGTCAAAAACATTCTCAAGAAACACTATGTGAGACCTGACGAAGCAGAATTCGTCAAGTCAGAGGTTCGGGAGCGGGGACGATATCGGGTCATCGACAAGGTTTCTGTTCGACTAGACGAGAAGCAGGACGCTTACGTTGGGTCGTTCGTCAACCTGAATCTCAACGATGTAGAGATCAACGAGCACCTCGTTAGCAAGCATCCGAAGTTACTGGGTGGCGGCGTTTGGGCGATCATCGACTTAGAGTACATTCCAGAGAACGCCGGTTCCAGCAAGAGCCTGTTCGGCATTGAGACCTTCAAGCCGATTCAGGTATCGCAGTTGAACCTCGAGGAGATCAAAGAAGGACGTCGTCAGTTTACACGCGACGAATGGCGTGACCTACTGCTACACAGCGTCGGCTACGATCCATCCTCATTCAACGAACGCGAGAAGATGTTGTTCCTACTGCGGTGTCTACCTCTTTGCGAAAACAACTACAACTACGTCGAACTTGGACCGAGGGGAACCGGGAAAAGCTATCTTTACCGAGAGATCAGTCCACACTCAATCCTTATCTCCGGTGGAAAAACAACGGTCGCTAAACTCTTCTTGAACTTGAATACAGGCCAGATTGGCTTGGTCGGTCGGTGGGACGTCGTTGCATTCGACGAGGTCGGCGGCCTCCGGTTTACCGATGCAGAAGCAGTTCAGATGCTCAAGGACTACATGGAATCGGGGAGCTTCTCACGCGGGACTGAAGAGTTGACCGCCCAGGCGTCGATGGTCTACATTGGCAACATAGACCTCGATATCGAAGGTGTCCTCAAGAGCTCACACCTGTTCAAACCGTTCCCGGACGAAATGCAGGATCTTGCCCTCATCGACCGTTTCCATTACTACCTTCCAGGGTGGGAAGTGCCCAAGATGCGATCCGAATTCTTCGACGATCAGTTCGGCTTTATCGTCGACTACTTCTCCGAATTCATGCGCGAGCTTCGGAAGGATTCGTATTCTGATGCAATCAACCAGCATTTCGCTCTCGGAGATCATCTCAATCAACGCGATGAGAAAGCGGTACGCAAGACGGTCTCTGGGTTCCTGAAAATGCTTCACCCCCACGGGGAATACACCAAGGAAGAACTGCGTGAGTATCTTGAATTCGCGATAGAAGGCCGCCGTCGTGTCAAAGAGCAACTGAAGCGAATCGGGGGAATGGAATATCGTGCGGTCAATTTCTCCTACATCGATTTAGAGACTCGCGAAGAGGTATTCGTCACTGTCCCAGAAGAAGCGGAAGAGACACTCATTCCCCAGGGAACCCAACAGCCCGGCACGATCTATACAATCGGAGAATCCGAATCACGGAATGCCGTCTTCCGAATCGAGACACAAACTCTCCCAGGGAAGGGCAAAAAGAGCATCTCCGGAACCCCTGGGTCGGAGATGAAAGAAGAGTTCCAGACGGCGTACGACTACCTTCAAGCCAATATGCGGCAGTTGTCTAAAGATGAATCACTGGACGACCATGACGTGAAAATCCAAGTGATAAACCCCTCAGATGCCACTCAGGGAGCCGAAACGAGTGTTGGGTTCCTAGTTGGAACAATTTCCAGCATTCTCGAACGACCAGTTCGACCAGGACTTGTTGTTCTCGGAAGTATGAGTCTCATGGGAGGACTGGTGAACGTTGGATCGCTGGTAGACAAGTTGCAGCTGGCGGTCGACTCCGGTGCCTCAACAGTACTGCTGCCTGCAAAGAACAAAGGGGACTTCGCGAAGATTCCCGACGAGATCCTCGACGAACTTGAATTAGTGTTCTACACTGATCCGATCGAAGCAGCTAGCAAAGCGATGCAGCTGGAGTGA
- a CDS encoding IS1595 family transposase — MIPLDVFGSESVAADLLAQVRWRDGVTCPRCRSDRTVRNGSYREFQRYLCKNCDRTFNDKTGTIFAHSKIALRRWLFSIYAFLRFNTSLRQLQCEIEVTHKTMHRRIERFARALDAPSLDLVGPVEIDEVYVNAGKKGRERDQESRSRGLSTRGRGSYDGDKPPVFIIADRGTGQRYVIPAKAADESTIRLLLADRKEESLTVYTDGFRAYEPLEDDDAFDREYVVHGDGEYADEEVHVNTCESHASLTRRWLSPHRGVSKDKLTQYLRAFQLRRELFRKPGRDALKHAVRATL, encoded by the coding sequence ATGATTCCGCTAGATGTGTTTGGGTCGGAATCGGTCGCAGCGGACCTGTTGGCGCAGGTTCGCTGGCGTGACGGTGTTACCTGTCCTCGCTGCCGTTCTGACCGAACGGTCAGAAACGGCAGCTACAGAGAGTTTCAGCGGTATCTCTGTAAGAATTGTGACCGCACGTTCAACGACAAGACGGGCACAATCTTTGCTCACTCGAAGATCGCGCTCCGCCGGTGGTTGTTCTCGATCTACGCGTTTCTCCGGTTTAACACCAGTCTCCGCCAACTACAGTGCGAAATCGAGGTAACACACAAGACGATGCACCGGCGCATCGAGCGCTTCGCCAGAGCGCTCGATGCGCCTTCCCTCGATCTCGTTGGTCCGGTTGAAATCGACGAAGTGTACGTCAACGCGGGGAAGAAAGGCCGCGAGCGCGACCAGGAGTCGCGCTCGCGTGGCCTGTCCACGCGCGGGCGAGGTTCGTACGATGGCGACAAGCCACCCGTGTTCATAATCGCTGATCGCGGGACCGGACAGCGGTACGTGATTCCAGCGAAAGCCGCCGACGAATCGACGATTCGACTCCTCCTTGCTGACCGCAAAGAGGAGTCGCTCACGGTCTATACCGACGGCTTTCGAGCGTACGAACCGCTCGAAGACGACGACGCATTCGACCGCGAATACGTCGTCCACGGCGACGGCGAATACGCCGATGAGGAAGTTCACGTCAACACCTGCGAGAGCCACGCGTCGCTGACGCGACGGTGGCTCTCGCCCCATCGAGGCGTCTCGAAAGACAAGTTGACGCAGTATCTCAGAGCGTTCCAACTACGTCGGGAACTGTTTCGGAAACCCGGTCGAGACGCTCTCAAACACGCTGTTCGAGCGACGCTGTGA
- the pglX gene encoding BREX-1 system adenine-specific DNA-methyltransferase PglX, which yields MSTKSRQNGLSSDDRSQIRSAILSSREMLELEFERQLERYGVYDDDRVPLSKLGHLSLQDRETRREIDAALERELEATEDYQRAYRNYIREATKEYLNRYVGLKTIEARGLVTETLTTKAEYGNRSYLHYTVGEIAGELTDTSDDGLGVALDLAFREIGAEIRILFEDTDYTAIEPEFTVRRDVFEELGELDDEAWAADEAIGWVYQYFGEKEREEIDKRIKDENYKVQDTDVATKTQLFTPRYIVEYLVDNSLGRTWLEMHGDETSIDAEDNCFYLTPVEESLTNRKPKDPQEITVLDPACGGGHFLFYAFDILYEMYKERAEVVESEIPREILRNNLYGIDIDPGAVQLAALALYLKAKSIEPDVEIDRINIVSADAILVNGSKKQEAIDQLDTEFERKILETIWEGLENIREWGSLVRIEKQVEQILEEKREAIQKSGQTQFSEEGLITQSSFVTGSGERSWEEMKEQLLSDAQDLASEALTQNNPVDEMFAGEVVKGVELLDVLMGEYDVVVANPPYLGSRKMGDKLKNFTKSAYETYRDLYAPFIQRNIELSKVEGYVAMVTPESFMTQSSYQDIREYIINKTQVIDGAHLSGHSFSMKDRPFTIPFVLRNSNPANFESSRFYRMTHEQDNYNSYEKKIDGLKRITKTLRQNEIDDDVFIVDQSAFTKIGKKPMVYWFGDEILKLFTNHQNVGDFAEVVVGLQTGDDDRFMRCWWEVESVEEDDRYQWIINGENDDEYYESPSKVVLWENEGEQIKDYGGSRPQNEEYYGKSGIIYRKFSKLFTTKIHPKNHIFSQTTRFIYTGDERKDILLTGYMSSSLVRFLVQGLNPSVHFNQGDAERIPIDIDQFGPKVEELTQKGIDIQKDLNSYVETQREFDPSNVTKSPREILREIELRKAAVQVIHGKVDNIIHQTYDLSDQALDRIYRNLPSNLAEYPYLVSESQSTNSDIDAPIESVRIGKEEYEEVADQIKKNSNDDLREISESLEISPLTIAECKYTYDLYTKQERQDTAGKLVSYLLGEALGHWSSLPDTGLDNQGILVFDENFDNNVEAEIENNLKEIFEEPRRAREQIEDMLNKDISSWLRENYFRYYHCKEYRRRGQRNPIYWHLESDDGNFSCFIHYRALSADTLPKLRGQYVDNKIQRLQNRIRNLESELEADESNRKVRSEIEELEIALDDVEEFGHRIDQLIDSKFTPDFEAGIYENLQRIDEFDLLQTDVDKL from the coding sequence TAGAGGCGACCGAAGACTACCAACGAGCGTACCGCAACTACATTCGTGAGGCGACGAAGGAGTACCTCAACCGCTACGTCGGTCTGAAAACCATCGAAGCGCGCGGGCTGGTCACAGAAACACTCACTACCAAAGCTGAGTACGGTAATCGATCCTATCTCCACTACACCGTCGGCGAAATCGCTGGCGAGTTAACCGACACGTCCGACGACGGTCTCGGTGTCGCGCTCGATCTCGCATTCCGGGAGATCGGTGCTGAGATTCGAATTCTATTCGAGGATACCGATTATACGGCGATAGAACCAGAGTTCACAGTGCGTCGTGACGTGTTCGAGGAACTCGGTGAACTCGATGACGAGGCCTGGGCGGCTGATGAAGCGATCGGCTGGGTCTACCAGTACTTCGGTGAAAAGGAGCGTGAAGAGATCGACAAGCGAATCAAAGACGAGAACTACAAAGTACAAGATACCGACGTAGCGACGAAGACCCAACTGTTCACTCCACGGTATATTGTGGAATATCTTGTGGACAACTCTCTCGGGCGAACATGGCTTGAGATGCACGGTGATGAGACCTCTATTGACGCTGAAGACAATTGCTTCTATCTAACCCCAGTTGAGGAGTCATTGACCAACCGTAAGCCAAAAGACCCACAGGAAATCACAGTTCTCGATCCTGCCTGTGGTGGTGGCCACTTCCTATTCTATGCTTTCGATATACTGTATGAGATGTACAAAGAGAGGGCCGAAGTTGTTGAGTCGGAAATTCCCAGAGAAATACTAAGAAATAATCTTTATGGGATTGACATTGATCCAGGTGCTGTTCAACTTGCTGCGCTAGCCCTTTATCTCAAGGCAAAGTCTATTGAGCCAGATGTGGAAATAGACCGGATTAATATAGTTTCTGCAGACGCAATTCTTGTAAACGGGTCAAAAAAGCAAGAGGCAATAGATCAGCTTGATACTGAATTTGAACGAAAAATTCTCGAAACAATTTGGGAGGGTCTTGAGAATATCCGAGAATGGGGTAGTTTAGTTCGGATTGAAAAACAGGTTGAACAGATTTTGGAAGAAAAAAGAGAAGCAATTCAAAAATCTGGTCAGACACAATTCTCTGAGGAAGGTCTAATAACACAGTCCTCGTTTGTCACAGGTAGCGGGGAAAGGTCATGGGAAGAAATGAAAGAGCAACTGCTATCTGATGCCCAGGACCTCGCAAGTGAGGCACTAACACAGAATAATCCAGTTGATGAAATGTTCGCTGGTGAAGTTGTGAAGGGGGTGGAATTACTAGATGTTTTGATGGGTGAGTATGACGTTGTTGTAGCAAACCCTCCATATCTCGGTAGTAGAAAAATGGGTGATAAACTAAAGAATTTCACAAAAAGCGCATATGAAACATATCGAGATCTCTACGCCCCCTTCATCCAGAGGAATATCGAATTGTCAAAGGTAGAAGGATATGTAGCAATGGTTACGCCGGAGAGCTTTATGACTCAGTCTTCATATCAGGATATCCGTGAGTATATCATAAATAAAACGCAAGTTATAGACGGAGCACATTTATCCGGACATAGTTTTTCTATGAAAGACCGTCCGTTTACGATCCCCTTTGTTCTTCGAAACTCCAATCCAGCTAATTTCGAATCTTCCAGATTTTATCGAATGACGCATGAACAAGATAATTATAATTCTTACGAGAAGAAAATAGATGGTTTAAAACGAATCACCAAGACGCTCCGTCAAAATGAAATTGATGATGACGTATTTATTGTTGACCAGTCTGCCTTCACAAAGATAGGAAAGAAGCCGATGGTCTATTGGTTTGGTGATGAGATTCTTAAACTATTCACCAATCATCAGAATGTGGGTGACTTTGCTGAAGTTGTTGTCGGACTACAAACTGGGGATGATGACCGGTTCATGCGATGTTGGTGGGAGGTAGAATCAGTTGAAGAAGATGATAGATATCAATGGATAATAAACGGGGAAAACGATGATGAATACTACGAATCTCCTAGTAAGGTTGTCCTGTGGGAAAATGAAGGAGAACAGATAAAAGATTACGGTGGAAGTAGACCTCAGAATGAGGAATATTATGGTAAGTCTGGCATAATATATAGGAAGTTCAGCAAGCTATTCACTACAAAAATACATCCAAAAAACCATATATTTAGCCAAACTACAAGATTCATTTATACTGGCGATGAAAGAAAAGACATTCTACTGACAGGATATATGTCTTCTTCACTTGTAAGATTTCTTGTACAGGGTCTAAATCCGAGTGTTCACTTTAACCAAGGCGATGCAGAAAGAATACCTATTGACATCGATCAATTCGGTCCAAAGGTTGAAGAACTTACACAAAAGGGAATAGATATCCAGAAGGATCTCAATTCGTATGTTGAAACTCAGAGAGAATTTGATCCATCAAACGTTACAAAGAGCCCTCGTGAGATACTACGAGAAATCGAATTACGAAAAGCGGCGGTTCAAGTAATTCATGGTAAAGTTGATAACATTATCCATCAAACTTATGATCTATCTGACCAGGCGTTAGATCGGATATACAGGAATTTACCATCGAATTTGGCTGAATATCCATACTTAGTATCTGAGAGCCAATCAACGAACAGTGACATAGATGCGCCAATAGAAAGTGTCAGGATCGGGAAGGAAGAATATGAAGAGGTGGCAGACCAAATTAAGAAGAATTCAAACGATGATCTGAGAGAAATTTCTGAATCTCTTGAGATATCACCGCTCACTATTGCAGAGTGTAAATATACATATGACCTATACACGAAACAAGAACGTCAAGACACTGCAGGAAAGCTGGTTTCCTATCTTTTAGGAGAAGCATTGGGTCATTGGTCGTCGCTCCCTGATACAGGGCTGGACAATCAGGGAATACTTGTTTTCGATGAGAACTTTGACAATAATGTGGAAGCTGAGATAGAAAATAATCTAAAAGAGATATTTGAGGAGCCGAGACGAGCAAGAGAACAAATAGAAGACATGCTAAATAAGGATATTTCTAGCTGGCTCCGAGAAAATTACTTCAGATATTATCATTGTAAAGAATACCGGCGCCGAGGTCAGAGGAACCCCATTTATTGGCATCTTGAGAGTGATGATGGCAACTTCAGTTGCTTCATCCATTATAGGGCCTTGTCGGCAGACACTTTGCCAAAGCTCAGAGGCCAATATGTCGATAACAAAATCCAACGACTCCAGAACCGAATCCGAAATTTGGAATCTGAGTTAGAAGCGGATGAATCAAACCGAAAAGTTAGATCAGAAATCGAAGAACTGGAAATAGCTCTAGATGATGTGGAAGAATTTGGTCACCGAATAGACCAACTGATAGACTCTAAATTCACCCCTGACTTTGAGGCAGGCATCTATGAAAACTTACAGAGAATAGATGAATTTGATCTCCTGCAAACTGATGTAGACAAGTTATAA
- a CDS encoding PglZ domain-containing protein → MTNTTAEIIADLEERFDRYPVWVWYDSHEKYSNIIDDIETEMEDRGVNVARYDGSFFELKRRLWEEDNDIEEQWLFYIPLWRDEADWFMDIHRLGHQYLPGADIGESAAHKYLVGKEDRIPDGYENWGQNREQLTRAFFCVLFGTHSHSPRDYVVEYLANPDEYRETIEEFNQSAEWGTTLKSDYGIDAGLDAEEIATQILFGEVQHRSPAERFDKLAADDTRGAARLCSYWQRHDTRTYLDFAGRIAEDRNIAGAVVDSDSLDWHGEAFRQIDDGLFQLMLDRLSEVEFGQMPEEAESIAKAVERRRDGFWYEEGFVGYWDILTHGTTVVQSASTAINELESENHTSQSLAEGYTDGWWEIDAEYRRYVQSAMDFRQYVDGLDEVRDRITNYYTRFVKALNRPLADALADEPELGTLQTQFFDEYVANDKGTAVIICDGLRYELAKELEGEIEKGDSEIDLSLGHVSAALPSITEVGMAAHLPGELSLSLQNGDLDVQVAGQEIRRKADRVDRLEAAGFTVSNLSDILGTRKSDLKEEGQPPRVVYSGTIDKLGETLDDDDALVKSAEHVRDVDDVVQRLRAVGYTRFVVTADHGFLYTERLPDDLKIEALDGAKMTKRRFALAESDDVVTAGGEVVEFEANHFDALGIDAPNLRVYFPRSVACFKQAGGNMQYFHGGISMQELAVPCLTIATEEFEEEAPVEYEVTFPEKVTNTIIDIEINARSNQISFERTPTLRLTASVDGREVAEPKVIEINQGGNEETLRLKSGELEEDSTVIFEAIDEETRETVARQEAEIDMLIRDDFGFDV, encoded by the coding sequence ATGACTAATACGACCGCGGAAATCATCGCCGATCTCGAGGAGAGATTCGATCGGTACCCGGTCTGGGTGTGGTACGACTCCCACGAGAAGTACTCCAATATCATCGACGACATCGAGACGGAGATGGAAGACCGTGGCGTGAACGTGGCGCGGTATGATGGGAGCTTCTTCGAGCTGAAACGCCGTCTCTGGGAGGAAGACAACGATATCGAAGAGCAGTGGCTGTTCTATATTCCTCTCTGGCGGGACGAGGCAGACTGGTTCATGGACATCCACCGTCTGGGACATCAGTATCTCCCGGGAGCGGACATCGGCGAGAGTGCAGCACACAAGTACCTCGTCGGAAAGGAAGACCGCATTCCTGATGGCTACGAGAATTGGGGACAGAACCGAGAGCAACTCACCCGGGCGTTCTTTTGTGTCCTATTCGGTACGCACAGCCATTCTCCCAGAGACTACGTCGTCGAGTATCTAGCCAACCCCGACGAGTACCGTGAGACGATCGAGGAGTTCAATCAGAGCGCAGAGTGGGGAACCACCCTCAAATCGGACTACGGTATCGATGCAGGTCTTGACGCTGAAGAGATCGCGACCCAGATTCTCTTCGGGGAAGTCCAGCATCGTTCACCAGCCGAGCGCTTCGACAAGCTTGCTGCGGATGACACTCGTGGAGCAGCCCGCCTTTGTTCGTACTGGCAACGTCACGACACGAGAACGTACCTCGACTTTGCCGGGCGAATTGCTGAAGACCGTAACATCGCGGGTGCTGTCGTCGATTCCGATTCTCTCGACTGGCACGGAGAGGCATTTCGCCAGATCGACGATGGCCTCTTTCAGCTCATGCTCGATCGACTTTCAGAGGTCGAGTTTGGGCAGATGCCGGAAGAAGCGGAGTCGATTGCAAAGGCGGTTGAGCGACGGCGAGACGGGTTCTGGTATGAAGAGGGGTTTGTCGGCTATTGGGATATCCTCACCCACGGAACAACCGTCGTTCAATCGGCGTCGACCGCCATTAACGAGCTCGAATCCGAGAACCACACGTCCCAAAGTCTTGCCGAGGGTTACACCGATGGATGGTGGGAAATCGATGCCGAGTATCGGCGGTACGTTCAAAGCGCGATGGACTTTCGCCAGTACGTCGATGGGCTCGATGAAGTTCGGGACCGGATAACGAATTACTACACGCGCTTCGTTAAGGCGCTGAACCGCCCGCTTGCTGACGCACTGGCGGACGAACCGGAACTCGGCACGTTGCAGACCCAGTTCTTCGACGAGTATGTGGCGAACGACAAGGGGACCGCGGTGATAATCTGTGACGGGTTACGGTACGAACTCGCCAAGGAACTAGAAGGTGAAATCGAGAAGGGTGATAGCGAAATCGATCTATCATTGGGGCACGTTTCTGCGGCCCTTCCGTCGATCACGGAGGTGGGGATGGCCGCTCATCTTCCGGGTGAGTTGTCCCTGAGCCTGCAGAATGGTGACCTCGACGTCCAGGTGGCCGGGCAAGAGATAAGGCGAAAAGCTGATCGAGTCGACCGGCTCGAGGCGGCCGGGTTTACAGTCAGTAACCTCAGCGATATACTCGGAACCAGAAAAAGTGATCTCAAAGAAGAGGGCCAACCACCTCGTGTCGTCTACTCCGGGACGATTGACAAACTCGGTGAGACCCTCGATGACGATGACGCTCTCGTGAAATCCGCTGAGCACGTCCGCGACGTCGATGATGTGGTTCAGCGCCTCCGAGCTGTCGGATACACCCGGTTCGTCGTCACTGCAGACCACGGATTCCTCTATACTGAACGCTTGCCAGACGATCTAAAAATTGAGGCGCTTGACGGTGCGAAGATGACAAAGCGCCGTTTCGCACTTGCGGAGAGTGATGATGTCGTTACTGCAGGCGGAGAGGTTGTCGAATTCGAGGCGAACCACTTCGATGCACTCGGAATCGATGCTCCGAATCTGCGAGTCTACTTCCCCAGAAGTGTGGCTTGTTTCAAACAGGCTGGTGGAAACATGCAATACTTCCACGGCGGCATCTCTATGCAGGAACTCGCTGTTCCGTGCCTCACAATCGCTACAGAAGAGTTCGAAGAAGAGGCCCCTGTTGAGTACGAGGTGACGTTCCCCGAGAAGGTAACGAACACCATCATCGATATCGAGATCAATGCGCGAAGTAATCAGATCTCGTTCGAGCGCACGCCAACGCTCCGGTTAACGGCTTCCGTCGACGGACGAGAAGTGGCAGAGCCGAAGGTCATCGAAATCAACCAGGGGGGGAATGAAGAGACACTACGATTGAAGAGCGGGGAACTCGAGGAGGATAGTACCGTCATCTTCGAGGCGATCGATGAGGAGACTCGTGAAACGGTCGCCCGACAGGAGGCAGAGATTGATATGCTAATACGGGACGACTTTGGGTTTGATGTCTAA